One Pseudorhodoplanes sinuspersici DNA segment encodes these proteins:
- a CDS encoding MFS transporter, whose amino-acid sequence MAMPVGTQAQPAQIHLDLLDTAPMGWRQYFMWLLASGGTLLDGFSIFSLGVAMPLLTERFSLSALMVGLIGSALVLGAAFGAAFGGPAADRFGRKPALLVDMAILAIGALLSALANEPFLILAGQFLVGIGIGIDFPVSASYVSETMPKRERSRMMVATIALQSVGMLVGAMVALATLRLSVSVTDWRWIVGATGAGAILFLLFRLWLPESPRWLLEHGKDHITAPPEAALGALPVAPSDHAGPVRSSPSGYSVLFSRAYHKRTLLASAPWFLMDIATYGVGLFTPVILAAIHLPSNTSGPLAANFAAAEGSAAIDLFLLIGFLIGLWAVPRFGRIHMQIAGFSGMAMGMLLLLFAVLAGGGEGAHIALVFAGFILFNLAMNAGPNATTFTLAPELFPTGIRASASGFAAATAKVGATLGIFMLPQVKEFAGVAGVLALMAVVSAIGATITAILAADIRDIPEGRELEAISEAA is encoded by the coding sequence ATGGCGATGCCCGTCGGCACGCAGGCCCAACCGGCGCAGATCCATCTTGATTTGCTCGACACCGCCCCGATGGGGTGGCGGCAATATTTCATGTGGCTGCTGGCGAGCGGCGGCACGCTGCTGGATGGATTCTCGATCTTCTCGCTCGGCGTTGCGATGCCGCTGTTGACAGAGCGCTTCAGCCTCAGTGCGCTGATGGTGGGATTGATCGGATCTGCGTTGGTGCTCGGTGCCGCCTTCGGTGCGGCCTTTGGAGGCCCTGCCGCCGATCGGTTCGGGCGAAAGCCAGCGCTCCTTGTCGATATGGCGATCCTCGCGATAGGGGCGCTATTGAGTGCCCTTGCGAATGAGCCATTCCTGATTTTGGCCGGTCAGTTTCTCGTCGGTATCGGCATCGGCATCGATTTCCCGGTCAGCGCCTCATATGTTTCCGAAACAATGCCCAAGCGCGAGCGCAGCCGCATGATGGTGGCGACCATCGCGCTGCAATCTGTCGGCATGCTGGTCGGCGCCATGGTGGCGCTGGCGACGCTGCGGCTGAGTGTCAGCGTGACGGACTGGCGCTGGATCGTCGGCGCCACGGGTGCCGGCGCAATCCTATTTTTGTTGTTTCGTCTGTGGCTGCCGGAAAGTCCGCGCTGGCTGCTGGAACATGGAAAAGATCACATAACGGCACCCCCTGAGGCGGCACTCGGCGCTCTTCCAGTCGCGCCGTCTGATCATGCCGGGCCAGTTCGATCGTCGCCCAGCGGATATTCCGTTCTGTTTTCCCGCGCATACCACAAGAGAACTTTGCTCGCCTCGGCGCCATGGTTCCTGATGGATATCGCGACGTATGGCGTCGGTCTGTTCACGCCGGTCATTCTCGCCGCCATCCACCTGCCGTCGAACACAAGCGGACCGCTGGCGGCGAACTTTGCCGCCGCCGAGGGTAGCGCGGCGATCGATCTGTTTCTGCTGATTGGATTTCTGATCGGCCTCTGGGCCGTGCCTCGCTTTGGCCGCATCCATATGCAGATCGCGGGTTTTTCCGGCATGGCAATGGGGATGCTGCTGCTGCTGTTTGCCGTGCTGGCCGGCGGCGGGGAGGGCGCGCATATAGCGCTCGTCTTTGCCGGGTTCATCTTGTTCAATCTCGCGATGAATGCCGGGCCGAATGCGACAACCTTCACGCTGGCGCCGGAATTGTTTCCGACCGGCATCCGTGCTTCGGCGAGCGGCTTTGCCGCCGCCACTGCGAAAGTCGGAGCGACACTTGGCATTTTCATGTTGCCGCAGGTGAAGGAATTTGCCGGCGTGGCCGGCGTTCTCGCCTTGATGGCCGTCGTCAGCGCGATCGGCGCAACGATCACCGCGATACTGGCTGCCGATATTCGCGACATTCCGGAAGGACGCGAGCTTGAGGCGATCTCCGAGGCTGCGTAA